The Ardenticatenales bacterium sequence GGGGGCCAGAGCCAACATTTTGCCCGTCCAGGTGGAGCCAGAGCGGTGCGCGCCGGTGACGAGAATGGGTTGATTCGCAGACATTCTGGCAACTATACCAGCAGGCTCATTCCATATCAAAAATATCCCAGAGGAAGGCGTACACGTCCGCCTCTTCCTCAATCAGCTTGGCTGTTGGCTTGCCCAGGCCATGCCCGGCACGGGTTTCGATGCGGATAAGGGCGGGATTGTCGTTGGTGTGTAGGGCCTGAATGGTTGCTGCGAATTTGTTGGCGTGTGCCGGCACAACGCGGTCATCCGTATCCGCCGTCGTAATCAGCAGTGGCGGATAAGTCACGTCCGGGCGCAGGTTATGTAGCGGCGAATAGGCATACAGCGTGGCAAACTGGTCCGCGTCCGCCTCCGCGCTGCCATACTCCCCCACCCAGTATTTCCCCACGGTGAATTGATGGTAGCGCAGCATATCCAGCACGGGCACGGCGCAAATGACGGCCCCATACAGGTCGGGTCGCTGCGTCATGCACGCCCCCACCAGCAGCCCGCCGTTGCTGCCGCCGTGGATCGCCAGCCGTCGGCTGCTGGTGTAGCCATGGGCAATGAGGTACTCGGCGGCGGCAATGAAGTCGTCGAACACATTTTGCTTATTGTCCAGCATCCCCGCCTGATGCCACGCCTCGCCATACTCGTTGCCGCCGCGCAGGTTCGCTACGGCGAAAATGCCGCCCGCCTCTAGCCAGACGGTGCGCTGTACCCAAAAGGCAGGCGTGACGCTGATATTGAAGCCACCATAGCCATAGAGGATGGTCGGATTGTTGCCATCCAGACGAAGTCCCTTTTTCATGGTGACGAAAATGGGCACGCGCGTGCCGTCTTTGGAGGTGCAAAAGACCTGGCGCGTCTCGTAGGCGGCGGCGTCGAAGTCCGTGGTGGGGTGATAAACCGATGAGAGGGTGTCCGTGAGAAAGTCGTATCGGAAAATGCTGGTGGGAAAGAGGAAGGAGGTGAAGCTGAGGTACATGTCGCTGTCGTGCAGCCGCCCGGTGAGTTGGAGGATGGAGCCAATGCCCGGCAGCGCCACCTGCCGCAAGAAGTTTCCGTCCAGGTCGTAAAGTTTGAGGATGTGGTGGGCGTCCTGCATGGTGACGACGGCCAGATGGTTGTGAACGGCAGTCACCAGGGCAATGACGTCTTCTTGCTGCGGCAGGATTTCGCGCCAGTGGGCGCGTGCGGGTTGGGTGATGTCGATGGCGATGATGCGACCACGCGGGGCATCCAGGTCGGTGTGGAAGTAGAAGATGGGGCCGATGTTGGTGATGAAGTTGTACATGGCGTCGGCATCGTCAAGGAGGCGCACAAAATCCCCTTCGCCGTCCATGGGGCGATAGTAAATGCGGTTTTGCGTGTCCGTGCCGTGCCAGACGTACAGCAGCAGGTAGGCGTCGTCTTCGCTGGCGAAGGGAACAAAGGCCAGGTCGGGGGCGTCTGGGCGCTCGTAGACGAGGCAGTCGGCGTCCGCGGCTGTTCCCAACTGGTGCCAGTAGACGCGGTTGTGCCGGTGCTGCTCCGCTTCGGGCACGGTTCCGGGTTGGGGATAGCGATTGTAGTAAAAGCCGCTGTTGTCTGGTTTCCAGGCAATGCCGGCAAATTTGCACCACCGCACCTCATCCCCCAAATCCTCCCCCGTCGTCACCCGGCGCACGCGAATCCTTTGCCAATCGCTGCCGCTTTCGGATACGCCATAAGCAAGCAACGCCCCATCCCGACTAACCACCTGATTCGTCAGGGCCGCTGTGCCATCCGCCCGCAGCGTGTTGGGGTCGAGCAGCACCTTCGGCTCCGCTTGTGCGTCCGGCTGCCAATAGAGCACGGGTTGGTTTTGCAGCCCATCATTTTTGAAGTAAAAGGAGCGGCCACCGCGCCGCCAGGGCGTGCTCATTTTGGGGTAGTCCCAAAGCCGCGTAAGGCGAGCTTTCACCCGCGCCCGCGCCGGCACTTCGTGCAACAAGCCCAGGGTCAGTTCATTTTGCGCCGCGACCCAGGCGCGCGTGGCCGCGGCTTCCGGGTCTTCCAGCCAGCGATAGGGGTCGGCGACGAGCGTGCCATGATAATCGTCTACGATGTCGTCTTGAGGGGCGAGTGGGTAGAGTCGGGGGATTTGTTTAATCAATGACATGATACTTCCTTTTTCATTTAGTTTAGATAATGGTCTATATTTTAACGCGATGCCGGCATTCGCGCCGCTGCCGATATGTCCAGGAATCCGTGTAGCTATTCACCACCATCTTCCCAGAAACGTAACTACTAAGCCCGATTGGACCCTTTTCACCAGAGAAAATGGTCCAATCTGGCTTAGCCGTTGCCCCCGGAGAGGGAATAGAACCGGCCGTAATCCAGGCGACGCATACCAGGCTAAGTAATTATTTTAACTTGACATTCACCGTAAAAACAGTAAGCTTCAGTATGTATTCACTTGTGCCATGAGCCAGTGCCATAAGTTCGTTGAGGATTGCATGTTTTTTACCCAACATTGGCAGCATTTGCCGTTGTTTTGTCTAACTTAAGATAAGCGTCAGCCCCGCGAGAAAATGCCGGCAGCATGGCCCTTTTTCTACACTGCCTGACCGGGAGATTGCCCGCTTTCCGCGCGCAACCCCGTGCGGGCAGGTAGTATCAACGTGGGGTGCGATGCTCTTCCCGTTCGCGTTCTTGTCCCGAATAGACCGGAGAAGCGCCACACCCCCGCATCATGCGCAACCGTCCGAAAATGCTTCCCGTTTTCGTTGGACGGTCGCTGACGAGCCGTTCGCGCAATTTGATTGCGAACCGCCAACATTGCCTGAGGAGCTTTGCATGTTTACTCGTTTGAAATTGTTGCCCATTACACTATTTTTTATTCTTGTCGTTATATTAAGTTTAGCGAGCTGCACACAGACTACCGATCCGTCCCCGACGGCAGTGGTCGCGGCAACGGATGCGCCCGCCGTCACCGACACCCCGCTCCCCACGGACACGCCCGCGCCGACCGAGACGCCCCTCCCCACGGACACACCCGTGCCCACGGAAACCCCCATACCCACAGAGACAGCCACGGCCACCAGCACCCCCACGGACACGCCGGAACCCACGGAAACCCCCACGCCCACGGAGACGCCAGAGCCGACGGCCACGCCACTGCCGCCGACTAACACGCCCGTGCCGGTGACGAATACGCCCGTGCCAACGGCGACGCCAGAGGAGACGGCGACACCTGATTTCGTCGTGTTGTATTACATCTCGAATCCCGCCGATGTTCTGGGCGTTTTCCCGCTGCGCCCGTTTGATGCGTCGGCCATGTACAGTAATATGCTGCTGATCCGCAATTCATTGGGCACGATGCGGGATGCGCTGCCGGGGACCAAGAATGGGGACGCGAATGCGTGCAGCAGTTATGTGGGGGCTTATAATGGGATATTGAATGCCGGCATTTTCTACGACGAAGTACCGCCCGAATGGGAAGACGTAGACGGCGCCTACGTCCTCTCCTTTATCTACGCCCTCGACCGCACCCGCCCCGCCTACCTCTCCTGCGTAGACGCCGGGCGCGTAGACGAATTCAACCACAACCTGGCCCTACAAACCATCGAAGAAACCCTCCGCTTCATCAGCCCCTTTATTGACGCCGCCGCGTCGCGCCTCCCGTAGGCGTTCCCGCACACAACAGGCGCGACGCGCGCGCGTCGCGCCTATTTTCACCAATCCCATCCCATCAACGTAACTTTTCGCCGCTCCTGACGACATCTATAACGTGTTCAGTACTCACTGTTTGTCGTGCGCGTTCCCCCCGTCATTTCTCGTTATCAGGAGTGAATGAATATGCGAAAGTCTTTCTTGGAGAAACTTGGTTTGTTCGTGTTTGTGTTGCTGTTAATCGGCTCCGGAACAGCGTTGGTCGCCAACGCCAGCCTCCCTGAGTCCCCTATCCCCCGTGACAACGTCATCAATACGGCCTTTCTCAGCGTTAACCACGACGATGGCGCGCCAGGGAGCATTTTTGCCTTCACCGGAATTGGGTATCCGTCCACCACGCTCGTCAACGTATCCGTCAACGGCATTACAGTCGGCACGCTTAACTCAAATGAGAATGGCATCATCACATTTATGATCGACAGCAGCGGCGCCGGCGAAGGAGATTACTTCATCACCGCCGCCGTAGACGCCAACGCCACCGCCACGCGGGCCATCGGCCTCGATCCCGAAGCGGATCTATGGCCCGCGCCCATTGGATTCCCCGGTCCCACCTTCCCCATCTTTGGCGGCGTCACGCCCACGCCCGGCGAAGACCCAACGGAAACGCCAGAACCAACAGAGACACCAGAACTGACGGAAACGCCGGAAGGGACGGAAACACCGGAACTGACGGAAACACCAGAAGCGACGGAAACACCGGAACTGACGGAAACGCCAGAAGCGACGGAAACACCGGAACTGACGGAAACGCCGGAACTGACGGAAACGCCGGAACTGACGGAAACACCGGAACTGACGGAAACACCGGAACTGACGGAAACGCCAGAGCTGACGGAAACGCCCGGCGCGACGGCCACGCCTACCGCAACCCCGACGCCGACGACCACGGCCCTACCAACGGCTACGGCCACGGCCATCACCCCCCCCACGCCCACGGGCACGCCCGTCCCCACGGAACGCCTGCTCACGGCCAATTACACGACGGGCCGACCGGGCAGCTTCTTCACGTTCAGCGGCAGCGGTTACACGCCCAACGCGCCCGTGGCCGTGACGTTAGACTTCGCCGGGCATGAGCGTCTGTTGGGAACCGTATTGACCGACGGCGGCGGCGCATTCATGTTCATTCTGGATACGTGGCAGGCATTCGCGGGGAATTATGTCATCAGCGCCGGCGACAATGCCGGCATTGCTCGCCTAAATCTAGAGATGAATCACGTCTTCCTACTGCGCGAACAGCAAGATACCGGCCTCACCCTCACCGTGATGGAACACATCTACGTGCCCATGATGGTACAAATGCCCTGACCCGCATCCCTTTCCCCGCCGCGTCCCCAAACTGCCCAACGCCCGGCAAGTAGCTGCGCGTTTGGGCAGTTGCATTTCCAGCCACACCACACCGGCCACCGTACTTCACACGCAAATAGACGTTCCCCTGACCCTTTGCTCTCACCGGCCACAAACAAAGCAAATCATCCGTGTCACTACGAAGGGTTCGCTCGGAATTAACTTTGCCCTTTCCGAAAATTGGGCCAATCTCCAGAGGGTGTTAATCGTTACCCATCCGTCACGTAAACAGTTCCACGCCGTAACTTTTGATCTGCTTGAAGCGACTAAGTATAAGAAGTGTAAAGCAGTTTACACTTTGCGGTGCAGAAGTCCCCAAACACAATCGGGGGCTTCACATTCGGTAAGACCATTTTCTCTGTATAATGGGCTGAATCCTGGTCACAAACGGGTATAATCACGTCCTTGTGTGACTTGATAACCACGACTAGTCAAGAAGGCCCACTGGTGCAAGACGAACATCTTTTGTTGGCCAGAGCACAGGCATTGGACCCTGAAGCCCTGACCGAAATCCACGACATCTACTACACGCCTATCTTCCGCTACATTGCCATGCGCGTGAGCAATCGAGAAGTGGCGGAAGACCTGGCCAGTGAGGTCTTTGTCCGTTTGCTGTCCGCCCTCCGTGACCACACCGCGCCACGGAAGACCTTAAAAGGCTGGCTCTACGCCGTCGCCTCGCGTGTCGTCAGCGATTATCATCGCAAGCAATATCGCCGCCGGGAAGTAGAACTGACGGAGAGTCTCGTCGGCGACGCGGTGGATCCTGCTGAGGCGGCTGATCAACAACTCACGTGGGAAAACTTGCAAGAGGCATTGAGTGACCTGACCCCTGACCAACAGGATGTTTTGGCCTTGCGTTTCGGCCAGGGTCTGCCCATTCAAGAAGTAGCGGACCTGGTTGGCAAAAGCGAAGGCGCAATCAAACAGTTACAGGCAAGAGCCGTAGCCGCGCTGGCGCGCAAGCTGGGACACAAGAGAGGCAAGAGGGCGAGGTAAGCAAAAATGGATCGCGCTTTTGAAGCAAAACTCATTGATGCGCTGGATGCGTTGGAGCAAGGCGCATCGCTGGCGGAAATCCTGGCCCGCTACCCGGAAGATGCCGCCGCGCTGGGTCCTATGCTGGAAACGGCTCAACATCTGGCGCAAATAAAGCTGGCTCCCTCCACCGCGGCGAAAAACCGGTCGCGGCAGGCTTTCCTGGCGGAGGCGGAGGCCATGCGCGTTCGGCGTCAGCCCGTGTCGTCCCCCCTTGAGGCGCTGCGGCGTCTGGTGCGTGTGCTTATGCCGACTGCCGGCATCGTCGCTGCGCTACTCCTGGGCATTATCCTGCTTTCCAACACAGCCATTCCCGGCAACATGCTCTATGGCGTCAAATTGCAAATTGAAGATTGGCGCATCTCGCTAACCCGCGATCAGCAGGCATTACAAGACCTGGCGAACGACCTTGAAGCGCGCCGTCTGGCGGAGGTGCAGCAGTTGTTGGCCGCCAATTTGCAGGCAGACGTCGCCTTTGGCGACGACATCGCCCTGATCGCCGCGGATCACTGGGAATTGACAAGCGGTGTGCGCGTGAACATCAGCGACCAGACCATCATCATCGGCGTGCCTGAAATTGGCGCATACGCACACATCGAAGGACGCACGATCAACGGGGCCGTCGCCGCCACCCTACTGCACGTTGGGAATCGCCCGGTAGAGCCTCATCCGCCCGTTCCCGCAGTTACCGTGACGCCCGCGCCATCCAGTGCCAAACCCTCCAGTATACCCACGGCGACGATTACTACGGCCACGCCGGCTCTTCCCGTACCGACAAACCTTCCCACGACACGGGGAACGCCTACCGCCACCAGTACCCCTTCGTCTACCAGAACGCCCTCGCCTACGAACCTCATTACACCCACTAACACGCCGCGACCAACGCAAACGGCGCAGCCCGACGAATCGGAGGCATCGCCAACCCTTACGTCCACGCCAGAGGAGGATTCTGACGACGACGAACGGGAGGCGCCGCAGCCCACGCCGACGCCACAGCCCACGCAAACGCCGCAGCCCACGTCAACGCCCCAGCCCACGTCAACGCCCCAGCCCACGCCGACGCCGCAGCCCACGCTGACGCCGCAGCCGACGGAATCGCCAGAGCCGACGGAATCGCCAGAGCCAACGGAATCACCAGAGCCAACGGAATCGCCGCAGCCGACGGAATCGCCGGAGCCGACGGAATCGCCGGAGCCGACGGAATCACCGGAGCCGACGGAATCGCCGCAGCCGACGGAATCGCCGGAGCCGACGGAATCGCCAGAGCCGACGGAATCGCCGGAGCCGACGGAATCACCGGAGCCGACGGAATCGCCGGAGGACGGTCAGACGGCGAATCTATCGCGGGAAGAAGTCTACGAGGGGGGGGAAGGAACAAGGGCCGGCAGCAAGGATGCCGGCATTCTGGCTCTTGGCTCTCTACGGTGGCTGCCGATAAGGGCTGACGATGAAATAAGGTACGGAATTGCATCGTCAGTTTGAAGGAACGGTAAGGAAACAGCTTCGTTGTCTTGTTAAATGCCGTTCCTAAGCGAGGTGGGGAAGATCGGGGTGAGGATGTAAAATGCCGGCACGCAGGGTACGTCCTTATCCCCCATTAATCGCCTGCAAATCCTTCTCCAGTATAGACACAAACTCCCCCGTCATCTCCATCAATCGCGCGCACGTGTCAGGCGACAACATGCTCATACGCCGCAGCACCGCCTCGCGGTGCAATTCTTGCGCTTCCAGAAACTTCTCCCGCCCCTTGTCCGTCAACGAAACCAGCACCAGCCGGCGGTCCTTCGTATCCCGCTCCGACTGCACCAGGCCCTGATCCTCCAGACGACGCACCATGCGCGTGGCATTGCTGCGTGAGCAAATCAGATAAGTCGCCAGATTCGTAATGGTCAGGCTGCCATCCCCCTTCGTCCCCAGGTGCATGAGCAAGAAGTATTGGGAAGTCGTCAGATCGCTGTTCTGCAAACCGCGGCGGTCGCCATCGTCGAGCAAAACATGGATTTTCTGGAAGCGATTATAGAGGTCTAGCAGTTGGTCTTCTCTACTCATAAGTTTCGGAAACGAGTCGGTGGGGTGTGGAAAGGCAAAATTGGGGTTGACGGGAATGCCGGCATTCGACGGCACATTTGTTAACTAGTTAACATTGTACCTATCCCCCTATTTTTCGGCAAGCGGCAATTTAGAAGGGGGATGAAATAAGATGCGCACTCCATCGCCCGTCCCGACGCAGCTATGCGAGCATCCAGAATTTAGTTCTCCCCAAGATTGGCTCATTCTTGGCAACTGCTAAGCCAGATTAGACCAATTTTCTTTGGTGAGAATGGCTATTGAGCGCGTAAAATTTGTCCAAGCTCCAGAGAGCGCTAGTAGTTACCATTCTTGCAGAATAAACCAATCTGAAAACGGTCACTATGTGGCCATAGACACGCGGCTCACCCCGGCACAAACAGCGAGCATTGATGCCGGGCAATCTCGCACCGCCCAATCTCCACTTCATTCCAAAGAACACGGAACATCGTCTCGCCCGCGCGCGGTATCCAAAAAATGGTTTCATCCTGCCCCGATGGGGTGATGCGCGCATTATACGCGCCACAACTGAGCGGTTGCAGCCAGGCGCTGGATTTATCAAACAACTCCAACACATCGCAGCTTCCCGCATCCAGGTAATCATAAAACTGCGTCCATCGCCGCCCATCGAAGCGATACCGGGTGGGAAGGCCATTCTCATTCAACAACTCAAAGGCCATGCGCCCAATCTCCACGGGAGCATCACTGCGATTGAGTACATAGAAACTGGCCCCATTGTAAAACATCGTCAACTCCCGCCCATCAGCGTAGAGAACGGTGGGCACACTTTCCGGGGTGTCGGTAGGCGCGAGCGTCGGGGGGACGACGGTGGACATCACGGTCACGGTGACGACCGTGATAGCCGTAACCATCGGAGTTGGCGGAGACAGACTAACGCTTTCGCCCAACGAAAGCGACGGCGACGGGGATGGCGGCATCACGGTTGCCGTTTCCAGAGTAGCGACGATAGCGACGGCAGTGGCTTGCGTGTTACGCAACAAGGCAACCACCGCCACGATAATTAAGGCCACAAGGAGCAGCCCTCCACCCACGCGCCACAGCAACCATTGGCGAAACGCCCGCGACTGGTGCGCCCGCTGCGTTTCCAACGTCGTCGTCATGGTTCCGCTGGCCCCCAGGTGCAGCGCCACTCGTTCCGCAACGGTGGTATGAGAACGAGAAGCCCGTTCGCCGCGCGCGGACATGGGGCGGCCATTCGCATCAGCGTGCGGTTGATGAATGGGCTTACCCTCGAGCGCCGCCGGCGGGATAACGCGCCCCCCAAAGAGCGCTTTCCCCAGCGCATCCATCAACTCCACCCCGGTGCGGTAGCGATCACTGGGCGCTTTGCGCAGCGCCTTCAGCAGCACTTCTTCCGTTTCCAGGCTCAAATGCGGGTTGATCTGCCGCGGCTTGGGCGGCGGCAACGTCAGATGCTGCAAAGCCACGGCGGTAGGGGAGGGATCATCAAAGGGCAGTGATCCGGTAAGCATTTCATAGAGGATCACGGCCAGCGAGTAGAGATCAGATTGGGGTACTGCGTTGGCCGAACGGCGAGCCTGCTCCGGCGCGACGTAGTGGGGCGAGCCAAACACCTCTCCTTGCGATCCCTGTTCCACGTCCATCGCCAGGCCAAAATCCGCCAGTAGAATACGTCCATCGCGGGCAACCATCACGTTGGATGGTTTCACGTCCCGGTGAATCACGCCCTTGCGGTGGGCGTAGTCAAGCGCGCTGGCGATGGCATGACCAATGCGCATCACGTCTTCGTAGGGCATCAACTGTCCATCGGCGCGGTATTGCTGCAACAAATCATCCAGGTCCAGGCCATCAACGTACTCCATGACGTAGTAGTAGAGGCCATCCTGATCGTCCGCGTAATAAACCTGGGTGATGTGCGCGTGTCGCCACGTGGCAACAGCGCGCGCCTCTTGCAGAAAACGTTGGGCGTAACGTGGTCGTCCGCGATAACGCGCATCAATCACTTTGATGGCGACCGGGCGCTGGAGTTTGACGTCCCACCCGTAATAGACGAGTCCCATGCCACCGCGGCCCAAAATTCTTTCGATGCGAAAGTTCGCCAGTTGACGACCAATGAGTGCGTCATCTTGTAACATCAGCGACTACTCCAGATATTCTTGGGGAAATCCCAGGGGTACGGGCAGGATAGCACTGTGTGGAGCAGTGGTCAAGGGAAGGTTGGGCGATTCCTGGGAAGTGGCGTAAGGCAAACTTCCTATTGGCAACACGCGACGGGGGTCAGGGCGTGGACCGGCGCGGGGTGCGACGAACCCAGGCGCGCCAGGCGACCATGAGGGCGATGATGCCGAGGGATACGGTGGTGGCAACGGGCAGGTGGAGGCCGAACAAAGTCATTTCGCGGCTGTCCAGGCGCACAAATTCCAGCAGAATGCGCCCCACGGCATACAAAATGAGGTAGAGCGCGGTCAGGTCCCCATCGCGCAGGCGGGACGAGTGGCGGCGATAGAGGGTGTACAGGACGAGGAAGGCGAGGAAATTCCAGAGGGATTCGTAGAGAAACGCCGGATGGAAGCGGGACACGTCGGCGTAGGCGGGCAGGCGATAGGCGGGGGAGATGGTGACGGCCCACGGTGCGTTCGATGGCCGTCCATACAGTTCCTGGTTGAAGAAGTTGCCCCAGCGCCCGACCCACTGCCCCAGCGCGACGCCAATGCCGGCAAGATCCGCCCAAGGAAGCGCGCGCATACGTTGCCGGTGGGCATAGATGAGGAGGCCGATGATGCCGCCGGCGATGCCGCCGTAGATGCCCAGGCCGCCGTTGCGCAGGTTAAAGAGTTGCATGGGGTTGCGCAAGTAGTCCAGGGGGGAGTTGATGCCCAGGGCGGCCATGCTGGGAGATGGCGTGAGGACGTGATAGAGGCGCGCGCCGATGATGGCAAAGATGGTGCACCAGAGGACGCCGCTCCAGACATGTTCCGGGTTCCACTGCCGCCAGGGGGGATTTTGCAGCCAAGCGGGTGCGATACCGGGCAGTCGCTGCAGGCGGGTGGCAACTTCGTCCCGACCGGCCTGGTTGAGGCCGAGGGCGCGGGGATCGAATCCCCATTGGAGGAGGAGGTCGCCGATGGTTCTGATGTGGTAGCGGGCGAGGTGTTGCTGGATTTGTGCCGGCATTTTCTTCTCCCCAGCCTCAGCATCCTCCGCCTCCGCACCATCCAACACCGTCAACGGCTGCGTCCGCACCGCCGCCGGAACCGCCTCCCGCAGCGCCGCCTCCCCCCGCTCCCGCGCCAGCGCACTCACTACCCAGGAACCGAGCGCAATCCCACTCATGATCAAAAAACCATACCAGTACACGTCCAGTTCCAAAAGCGGCAGGCGGAACAGCACGCGGTCAGGCATAAAACCGGCAAAGAGATGAACCACATATAACGCCGTACTCAGCAACCAGAAAACGGCAATGGCGACCCAATAGGGAGCCGGACGGGAACGAGAGGAGCGCGTCATGGGTGTCAACGGTACTGCCGCCAGACGTGTAGCACGCGCTGCGCCGTGGTCAGGTACGTGCCCGCGGCCAGCAGCCAGATGCCATAAGCGGGCAGATTGAACACCAACGCCAGCACGATGACGCCATACCGCTCCACGCGGCTAAAGAGGCCGACTTTGCAGGAAAGGCCCAGCGATTCGGCGCGGGAACGGATGTAGCTGACGAGGAGGGAGCCGGTGAGCGCCACGTAGGTGACCAAAACCATCAATTCATTCTGCTGGCGGGCAAAAAAGAGGAGAAAACCGGCGAATAGAATTACTTCCGCCAGCCGGTCCAGGGTGGAGTCGAGAAACGCGCCAAAACCG is a genomic window containing:
- a CDS encoding S9 family peptidase, which produces MSLIKQIPRLYPLAPQDDIVDDYHGTLVADPYRWLEDPEAAATRAWVAAQNELTLGLLHEVPARARVKARLTRLWDYPKMSTPWRRGGRSFYFKNDGLQNQPVLYWQPDAQAEPKVLLDPNTLRADGTAALTNQVVSRDGALLAYGVSESGSDWQRIRVRRVTTGEDLGDEVRWCKFAGIAWKPDNSGFYYNRYPQPGTVPEAEQHRHNRVYWHQLGTAADADCLVYERPDAPDLAFVPFASEDDAYLLLYVWHGTDTQNRIYYRPMDGEGDFVRLLDDADAMYNFITNIGPIFYFHTDLDAPRGRIIAIDITQPARAHWREILPQQEDVIALVTAVHNHLAVVTMQDAHHILKLYDLDGNFLRQVALPGIGSILQLTGRLHDSDMYLSFTSFLFPTSIFRYDFLTDTLSSVYHPTTDFDAAAYETRQVFCTSKDGTRVPIFVTMKKGLRLDGNNPTILYGYGGFNISVTPAFWVQRTVWLEAGGIFAVANLRGGNEYGEAWHQAGMLDNKQNVFDDFIAAAEYLIAHGYTSSRRLAIHGGSNGGLLVGACMTQRPDLYGAVICAVPVLDMLRYHQFTVGKYWVGEYGSAEADADQFATLYAYSPLHNLRPDVTYPPLLITTADTDDRVVPAHANKFAATIQALHTNDNPALIRIETRAGHGLGKPTAKLIEEEADVYAFLWDIFDME
- a CDS encoding sigma-70 family RNA polymerase sigma factor: MQDEHLLLARAQALDPEALTEIHDIYYTPIFRYIAMRVSNREVAEDLASEVFVRLLSALRDHTAPRKTLKGWLYAVASRVVSDYHRKQYRRREVELTESLVGDAVDPAEAADQQLTWENLQEALSDLTPDQQDVLALRFGQGLPIQEVADLVGKSEGAIKQLQARAVAALARKLGHKRGKRAR
- a CDS encoding MarR family transcriptional regulator, producing MSREDQLLDLYNRFQKIHVLLDDGDRRGLQNSDLTTSQYFLLMHLGTKGDGSLTITNLATYLICSRSNATRMVRRLEDQGLVQSERDTKDRRLVLVSLTDKGREKFLEAQELHREAVLRRMSMLSPDTCARLMEMTGEFVSILEKDLQAINGG
- a CDS encoding serine/threonine protein kinase; translation: MLQDDALIGRQLANFRIERILGRGGMGLVYYGWDVKLQRPVAIKVIDARYRGRPRYAQRFLQEARAVATWRHAHITQVYYADDQDGLYYYVMEYVDGLDLDDLLQQYRADGQLMPYEDVMRIGHAIASALDYAHRKGVIHRDVKPSNVMVARDGRILLADFGLAMDVEQGSQGEVFGSPHYVAPEQARRSANAVPQSDLYSLAVILYEMLTGSLPFDDPSPTAVALQHLTLPPPKPRQINPHLSLETEEVLLKALRKAPSDRYRTGVELMDALGKALFGGRVIPPAALEGKPIHQPHADANGRPMSARGERASRSHTTVAERVALHLGASGTMTTTLETQRAHQSRAFRQWLLWRVGGGLLLVALIIVAVVALLRNTQATAVAIVATLETATVMPPSPSPSLSLGESVSLSPPTPMVTAITVVTVTVMSTVVPPTLAPTDTPESVPTVLYADGRELTMFYNGASFYVLNRSDAPVEIGRMAFELLNENGLPTRYRFDGRRWTQFYDYLDAGSCDVLELFDKSSAWLQPLSCGAYNARITPSGQDETIFWIPRAGETMFRVLWNEVEIGRCEIARHQCSLFVPG
- the lgt gene encoding prolipoprotein diacylglyceryl transferase yields the protein MTRSSRSRPAPYWVAIAVFWLLSTALYVVHLFAGFMPDRVLFRLPLLELDVYWYGFLIMSGIALGSWVVSALARERGEAALREAVPAAVRTQPLTVLDGAEAEDAEAGEKKMPAQIQQHLARYHIRTIGDLLLQWGFDPRALGLNQAGRDEVATRLQRLPGIAPAWLQNPPWRQWNPEHVWSGVLWCTIFAIIGARLYHVLTPSPSMAALGINSPLDYLRNPMQLFNLRNGGLGIYGGIAGGIIGLLIYAHRQRMRALPWADLAGIGVALGQWVGRWGNFFNQELYGRPSNAPWAVTISPAYRLPAYADVSRFHPAFLYESLWNFLAFLVLYTLYRRHSSRLRDGDLTALYLILYAVGRILLEFVRLDSREMTLFGLHLPVATTVSLGIIALMVAWRAWVRRTPRRSTP
- a CDS encoding CDP-alcohol phosphatidyltransferase family protein, which translates into the protein MTDKPTLTDLLRANTTWFIDPIVTFLARFKLSPDALTIAGMLSHFLFAWLIANGELLWAGVAIFFIAPLDALDGALARKLGRKQGGFGAFLDSTLDRLAEVILFAGFLLFFARQQNELMVLVTYVALTGSLLVSYIRSRAESLGLSCKVGLFSRVERYGVIVLALVFNLPAYGIWLLAAGTYLTTAQRVLHVWRQYR